A genome region from Tenebrio molitor chromosome 4, icTenMoli1.1, whole genome shotgun sequence includes the following:
- the LOC138129457 gene encoding putative gustatory receptor 28b has product MDLAIIETIFALGKFAALTPSSTTNQKPHWLRKLYEICLYLGYVVGFVTTIYVNHSDFFVLTSMQLVLAILSDINIFFFIFYILVVMLRLRRGHWFKLVETLSGVRSSPSRISFRVILATSQVVFWCLISFGVYAGMRTLGLSRIAASLIQCYQYYAVFFYLVLTSIILKLLLLRYQHLNESLVKITGTQHRSKQVAEILREARRCIFLLKDSVEIFNDIFGWTILCSIFTIVATTLVYVDVIIKETYVFIFASRDAAMIFFYDLSFILIVWIGVLSTIVLCDLILKTSDEILAQGYRLENQMTWYEGEEIQIFIDVVLHNRPEFRAARFFSIDRSTFFSVLNSLTTFLIVMIQFKEI; this is encoded by the exons ATGGATTTGGCGATTATCGAAACCATTTTCGCTCTTGGGAAGTTTGCAGCGCTCACACCTTCGTCAACGACAAATCAAAAACCCCACTGGTTGCGAAAACTCTACGAGATATGTCTTTACCTCGGTTATGTGGTGGGTTTCGTCACGACCATTTACGTCAACCACtctgattttttcgtcttgacCTCCATGCAACTGGTGCTAGCAATTTTGTCCGACATCAATATCTTCTTCTTCATCTTCTACATCCTGGTGGTGATGTTGCGACTGAGAAGAGGTCACTGGTTCAAACTGGTTGAGACCCTCTCTGGTGTCCGGTCCTCCCCTTCAAGAATCTCCTTCAGGGTAATCCTGGCAACGTCGCAAGTCGTCTTCTGGTGTTTGATTTCTTTCGGGGTGTACGCCGGAATGAGAACTCTTGGTTTGTCTCGCATTGCCGCCAGCCTGATCCAGTGCTACCAATATTACGCtgtatttttctatttggtcTTAACCTCAATCATCCTCAAGTTGTTGCTCTTGAGATACCAACATCTCAACGAGTCTCTTGTGAAGATCACCGGAACGCAACACCGATCCAAACAAGTGGCCGAGATCTTGAGAGAAGCCAGAAGGTGCATCTTCCTCTTGAAGGACAGTGTGGAGATCTTCAACGATATTTTCGGATGGACCATTCTCTGCAGCATCTTCACTATTGTGGCAACCACTCTTGTTTACGTTGACGTCATCATCAAAGAGACCTACGTGTTTATTTTCGCCTCAAGGGACGCAGCCATGATCTTCTTCTATGACCTCAGCTTCATTCTGATCGTTTGG ATTGGGGTTTTGTCAACGATTGTGCTTTGTGACTTGATTTTAAAAACGTCGGATGAGATTCTAGCGCAAGGTTACAGGCTGGAAAACCAGATGACTTGGTATGAAGGCGAAGAAATCCAGATTTTCATTGATGTGGTGCTGCACAATAGGCCAGAGTTCAGAGCTGCCAGATTTTTCTCAATTGACAGATCCACGTTCTTCAGCGTGCTTAATTCGTTGACTACGTTTCTCATCGTCATGATCCAGTttaaggaaatttaa